A window of the Myxosarcina sp. GI1 genome harbors these coding sequences:
- a CDS encoding endonuclease — MTTLLVSVLVLGWLLAATIGTYAYFANGDN; from the coding sequence ATGACAACTCTATTAGTTAGCGTTTTAGTTTTGGGCTGGCTTTTAGCTGCTACTATCGGCACTTATGCTTACTTTGCCAACGGAGACAACTGA
- a CDS encoding DUF1643 domain-containing protein, whose protein sequence is MRGGAVITGNYRYLLWREWDSSSKTVSFIMLNPSRADAQINDPTITRCINFARLWGYGRLEVVNLFAYRTPKPSLLKQAAEPIGRDNDRYILETVLKSDRIILAWGNHGTWQQQDLYILELLQNHNHLYSLGITKRGCPRHPLYLRSTIKPQIYGAIENRGNLSREF, encoded by the coding sequence ATGCGAGGTGGTGCAGTAATTACAGGGAACTATCGCTATCTACTTTGGCGTGAATGGGACAGCAGCAGCAAAACTGTTTCCTTCATCATGCTCAATCCTAGTCGTGCCGATGCCCAAATTAACGATCCTACTATCACTCGCTGCATTAACTTTGCTAGGTTGTGGGGCTATGGCAGATTAGAAGTAGTTAATCTCTTTGCCTATCGAACACCTAAGCCATCACTACTCAAGCAAGCAGCCGAACCAATCGGCAGAGATAACGATCGCTATATTCTAGAAACTGTTTTAAAGAGCGATCGCATCATCCTAGCCTGGGGTAATCATGGTACTTGGCAACAACAAGATTTATATATTCTTGAGTTATTACAAAATCATAATCATCTCTACTCTTTAGGCATTACAAAAAGAGGTTGTCCCCGTCATCCTTTGTATCTTCGCAGTACAATTAAGCCTCAGATATACGGTGCGATCGAGAATCGAGGTAATCTAAGTAGAGAATTCTAA
- a CDS encoding DUF1186 domain-containing protein: MSITDYQPPVAELLNYGECRDYKKWRNYVRELNLEDKHIPELIKMATDEELNLADSDSKEVWSPVHAWRALGQLKAIEALKPLLELLNDRDDDWISGDFPTLCTLIGKDSIPLLKEFLADSSNDLYARSNAAESLEAICYKYPETRESNIAIIAQELEKFKVNDPTLSALLICNLMDLEAVETIAVIERAFKANRVDTFIVGDWEDIQVDFGLKTREELQSSRLSEKQIFDSLFPASRKTKTAKGFGSNQTNSKKKKSHKSSGKRKKG, encoded by the coding sequence ATGAGCATCACTGACTATCAACCTCCAGTTGCAGAATTACTCAATTACGGTGAATGTCGCGATTACAAAAAATGGCGCAACTATGTTCGGGAGCTAAATCTTGAAGATAAACACATACCCGAACTGATAAAGATGGCGACGGATGAAGAACTGAATCTAGCTGACTCAGATAGCAAAGAAGTTTGGAGTCCCGTTCATGCTTGGCGGGCATTAGGTCAACTAAAAGCAATTGAAGCTCTCAAACCTTTATTAGAATTGTTAAACGACCGAGATGATGACTGGATTAGCGGCGATTTTCCTACCCTCTGTACGCTGATTGGTAAAGATTCTATTCCTCTACTCAAAGAATTTTTAGCCGATTCTTCTAACGATTTATATGCTAGAAGTAATGCAGCAGAAAGTCTGGAGGCTATTTGTTATAAGTATCCCGAAACCCGCGAATCAAATATAGCTATTATTGCTCAAGAATTAGAGAAATTTAAAGTTAACGACCCCACTTTGAGTGCTTTGTTGATTTGCAACTTGATGGATTTAGAGGCAGTTGAAACAATCGCAGTCATAGAACGTGCTTTTAAAGCCAATCGCGTAGATACTTTTATTGTTGGAGATTGGGAAGATATTCAAGTAGATTTTGGGCTAAAAACCCGTGAAGAACTTCAAAGTAGTCGTTTGTCTGAGAAGCAAATTTTTGATTCGTTATTTCCAGCTAGTCGCAAAACTAAGACAGCTAAAGGATTTGGTTCTAATCAGACCAATAGTAAAAAGAAGAAATCTCACAAATCTTCTGGCAAAAGAAAAAAAGGATAG